The Kogia breviceps isolate mKogBre1 chromosome 4, mKogBre1 haplotype 1, whole genome shotgun sequence genome window below encodes:
- the ARRDC2 gene encoding arrestin domain-containing protein 2 isoform X2 translates to MRPGGVRSFALELARDPGGAYRGGERLCGRVLLEAASPLRVTALEVAARGGAVTHWLEGRSVGVNAVSSDYAAAETYLRRRQLLLRDTGEITTLPPGRHEFPFSFQLPPTLVTSFEGKHGSVRYCIKATLHRPWVPARRARKVFTVIEPVDINTPALLAPQAGAREKIARSWYSNRGLVSLSAKIDRKGYTPGEVIPVFAEIDNGSTRPVLPRAAVVQTQTFMARGARKQKRAVVASLSGEPVGPGRRALWQGRALRIPPVGPSILHCRVLHVDYTLKVCVDIPGSSKLLLELPLVIGTIPLHPFGSRSSSVGSHASFLLDWGLGVLPERPEGGSKPTLRGREAPLHDLLSGKWKLQGMRLYTCFQPAWA, encoded by the exons ATGCGCCCGGGGGGCGTGCGCAGCTTCGCGCTGGAGCTGGCTCGGGACCCGGGCGGCGCGTACCGCGGCGGGGAGCGCCTGTGCGGCCGAGTGCTGCTGGAGGCAGCGTCGCCGCTGCGGGTGACAGCTCTTGAGGTGGCGGCGCGCGGCGGGGCGGTCACCCACTGGCTCGAGGGCCGAAGCGTGGGTGTAAATGCGGTGTCCAGCGACTACGCGGCCGCCGAGACATACCTGCGGCGGCGGCAGCTGCTGCTCCGAG ACACCGGAGAGATCACAACGCTGCCTCCTGGACGCCATGAGTTTCCATTCAGCTTCCAGCTGCCACC gacgCTAGTGACTTCATTTGAAGGCAAACATGGCAGTGTCCGATACTGCATCAAAGCCACCCTGCACCGGCCCTGGGTCCCTGCCCGCCGGGCAAGGAAGGTGTTTACTGTTATTGAGCCTGTGGACATCAACACACCGGCTCTGCTG GCCCCTCAAGCGGGAGCTCGGGAGAAGATCGCCCGATCCTGGTACAGTAACCGTGGCCTTGTCTCCCTCTCAGCCAAGATCGACCGCAAGGGCTATACACCAG GTGAGGTGATCCCCGTCTTCGCCGAGATCGACAACGGCTCCACGCGCCCGGTGCTGCCACGGGCGGCCGTGGTCCAGACACAGACCTTCATGGCGCGAGGTGCCCGGAAACAGAAACGAGCAGTGGTGGCTAGTCTCTCAGGGGAGCCTGTGGGCCCCGGGCGGCGGGCACTGTGGCAGGGCCGGGCGCTGCGGATCCCTCCTGTGGGTCCTTCTATTCTGCACTGCCGCGTGCTACATGTGGACTACACTCTCAAG GTCTGCGTGGACATCCCGGGCTCATCCAAGCTGCTCTTGGAGCTGCCGCTGGTCATCGGCACCATCCCTCTGCATCCTTTTGGCAGCCGCTCGTCCAGCGTGGGCAGCCACGCCAGCTTCCTGCTGGACTGGGGACTGGGGGTCCTGCCAGAGCGACCTGAAG GAGGATCCAAACCCACCCTCAGAGGCCGTGAGGCCCCGCTGCATGACCTGCTGAGTGGCAAGTGGAAACTTCAAGGGATGAGGTTGTACACGTGCTTCCAGCCAGCCTGGGCATGA
- the ARRDC2 gene encoding arrestin domain-containing protein 2 isoform X1: MRPGGVRSFALELARDPGGAYRGGERLCGRVLLEAASPLRVTALEVAARGGAVTHWLEGRSVGVNAVSSDYAAAETYLRRRQLLLRDTGEITTLPPGRHEFPFSFQLPPTLVTSFEGKHGSVRYCIKATLHRPWVPARRARKVFTVIEPVDINTPALLAPQAGAREKIARSWYSNRGLVSLSAKIDRKGYTPGEVIPVFAEIDNGSTRPVLPRAAVVQTQTFMARGARKQKRAVVASLSGEPVGPGRRALWQGRALRIPPVGPSILHCRVLHVDYTLKVCVDIPGSSKLLLELPLVIGTIPLHPFGSRSSSVGSHASFLLDWGLGVLPERPEAPPEYSDVVADEEVAAVEQSPFRLLQDSDLGAEGPFFAYIQEFRYRPPPLYSEEDPNPPSEAVRPRCMTC; this comes from the exons ATGCGCCCGGGGGGCGTGCGCAGCTTCGCGCTGGAGCTGGCTCGGGACCCGGGCGGCGCGTACCGCGGCGGGGAGCGCCTGTGCGGCCGAGTGCTGCTGGAGGCAGCGTCGCCGCTGCGGGTGACAGCTCTTGAGGTGGCGGCGCGCGGCGGGGCGGTCACCCACTGGCTCGAGGGCCGAAGCGTGGGTGTAAATGCGGTGTCCAGCGACTACGCGGCCGCCGAGACATACCTGCGGCGGCGGCAGCTGCTGCTCCGAG ACACCGGAGAGATCACAACGCTGCCTCCTGGACGCCATGAGTTTCCATTCAGCTTCCAGCTGCCACC gacgCTAGTGACTTCATTTGAAGGCAAACATGGCAGTGTCCGATACTGCATCAAAGCCACCCTGCACCGGCCCTGGGTCCCTGCCCGCCGGGCAAGGAAGGTGTTTACTGTTATTGAGCCTGTGGACATCAACACACCGGCTCTGCTG GCCCCTCAAGCGGGAGCTCGGGAGAAGATCGCCCGATCCTGGTACAGTAACCGTGGCCTTGTCTCCCTCTCAGCCAAGATCGACCGCAAGGGCTATACACCAG GTGAGGTGATCCCCGTCTTCGCCGAGATCGACAACGGCTCCACGCGCCCGGTGCTGCCACGGGCGGCCGTGGTCCAGACACAGACCTTCATGGCGCGAGGTGCCCGGAAACAGAAACGAGCAGTGGTGGCTAGTCTCTCAGGGGAGCCTGTGGGCCCCGGGCGGCGGGCACTGTGGCAGGGCCGGGCGCTGCGGATCCCTCCTGTGGGTCCTTCTATTCTGCACTGCCGCGTGCTACATGTGGACTACACTCTCAAG GTCTGCGTGGACATCCCGGGCTCATCCAAGCTGCTCTTGGAGCTGCCGCTGGTCATCGGCACCATCCCTCTGCATCCTTTTGGCAGCCGCTCGTCCAGCGTGGGCAGCCACGCCAGCTTCCTGCTGGACTGGGGACTGGGGGTCCTGCCAGAGCGACCTGAAG CACCCCCCGAGTACTCGGATGTGGTGGCCGATGAGGAGGTGGCGGCCGTGGAGCAGAGCCCCTTCCGACTGCTTCAGGACTCTGACTTGGGTGCTGAAGGCCCCTTCTTTGCCTACATCCAGGAGTTCCGCTACCGCCCGCCACCCCTGTACTCCGAG GAGGATCCAAACCCACCCTCAGAGGCCGTGAGGCCCCGCTGCATGACCTGCTGA
- the ARRDC2 gene encoding arrestin domain-containing protein 2 isoform X5, with amino-acid sequence MLFDKVKAFVVQLDGANAGSEPVFSGGQAVAGRVLLELTGPARVGALKLRARGRAHVHWTESRSAGSSTAYTQSYSERVEVVSHRATLLAPDTGEITTLPPGRHEFPFSFQLPPTLVTSFEGKHGSVRYCIKATLHRPWVPARRARKVFTVIEPVDINTPALLAPQAGAREKIARSWYSNRGLVSLSAKIDRKGYTPGEVIPVFAEIDNGSTRPVLPRAAVVQTQTFMARGARKQKRAVVASLSGEPVGPGRRALWQGRALRIPPVGPSILHCRVLHVDYTLKVCVDIPGSSKLLLELPLVIGTIPLHPFGSRSSSVGSHASFLLDWGLGVLPERPEGGSKPTLRGREAPLHDLLSGKWKLQGMRLYTCFQPAWA; translated from the exons ATGCTGTTCGACAAGGTGAAGGCGTTCGTGGTGCAACTGGATGGTGCGAACGCGGGCTCCGAGCCCGTGTTCAGCGGCGGCCAGGCGGTGGCCGGCCGGGTGCTGCTGGAGCTGACGGGCCCGGCGCGCGTGGGCGCCCTGAAGCTGCGCGCGCGGGGTCGCGCCCACGTACACTGGACCGAGTCGCGCAGCGCGGGCTCTAGCACCGCATACACGCAGAGCTACAGCGAGCGCGTGGAGGTTGTGAGCCATCGTGCCACACTACTCGCGCCAG ACACCGGAGAGATCACAACGCTGCCTCCTGGACGCCATGAGTTTCCATTCAGCTTCCAGCTGCCACC gacgCTAGTGACTTCATTTGAAGGCAAACATGGCAGTGTCCGATACTGCATCAAAGCCACCCTGCACCGGCCCTGGGTCCCTGCCCGCCGGGCAAGGAAGGTGTTTACTGTTATTGAGCCTGTGGACATCAACACACCGGCTCTGCTG GCCCCTCAAGCGGGAGCTCGGGAGAAGATCGCCCGATCCTGGTACAGTAACCGTGGCCTTGTCTCCCTCTCAGCCAAGATCGACCGCAAGGGCTATACACCAG GTGAGGTGATCCCCGTCTTCGCCGAGATCGACAACGGCTCCACGCGCCCGGTGCTGCCACGGGCGGCCGTGGTCCAGACACAGACCTTCATGGCGCGAGGTGCCCGGAAACAGAAACGAGCAGTGGTGGCTAGTCTCTCAGGGGAGCCTGTGGGCCCCGGGCGGCGGGCACTGTGGCAGGGCCGGGCGCTGCGGATCCCTCCTGTGGGTCCTTCTATTCTGCACTGCCGCGTGCTACATGTGGACTACACTCTCAAG GTCTGCGTGGACATCCCGGGCTCATCCAAGCTGCTCTTGGAGCTGCCGCTGGTCATCGGCACCATCCCTCTGCATCCTTTTGGCAGCCGCTCGTCCAGCGTGGGCAGCCACGCCAGCTTCCTGCTGGACTGGGGACTGGGGGTCCTGCCAGAGCGACCTGAAG GAGGATCCAAACCCACCCTCAGAGGCCGTGAGGCCCCGCTGCATGACCTGCTGAGTGGCAAGTGGAAACTTCAAGGGATGAGGTTGTACACGTGCTTCCAGCCAGCCTGGGCATGA
- the ARRDC2 gene encoding arrestin domain-containing protein 2 isoform X3 yields the protein MLFDKVKAFVVQLDGANAGSEPVFSGGQAVAGRVLLELTGPARVGALKLRARGRAHVHWTESRSAGSSTAYTQSYSERVEVVSHRATLLAPDTGEITTLPPGRHEFPFSFQLPPTLVTSFEGKHGSVRYCIKATLHRPWVPARRARKVFTVIEPVDINTPALLAPQAGAREKIARSWYSNRGLVSLSAKIDRKGYTPGEVIPVFAEIDNGSTRPVLPRAAVVQTQTFMARGARKQKRAVVASLSGEPVGPGRRALWQGRALRIPPVGPSILHCRVLHVDYTLKVEYPRGLGWLHLLCPPGWGSPRLPPRPPAVEGGCGQGCLGTLCHGSFLQVCVDIPGSSKLLLELPLVIGTIPLHPFGSRSSSVGSHASFLLDWGLGVLPERPEAPPEYSDVVADEEVAAVEQSPFRLLQDSDLGAEGPFFAYIQEFRYRPPPLYSEEDPNPPSEAVRPRCMTC from the exons ATGCTGTTCGACAAGGTGAAGGCGTTCGTGGTGCAACTGGATGGTGCGAACGCGGGCTCCGAGCCCGTGTTCAGCGGCGGCCAGGCGGTGGCCGGCCGGGTGCTGCTGGAGCTGACGGGCCCGGCGCGCGTGGGCGCCCTGAAGCTGCGCGCGCGGGGTCGCGCCCACGTACACTGGACCGAGTCGCGCAGCGCGGGCTCTAGCACCGCATACACGCAGAGCTACAGCGAGCGCGTGGAGGTTGTGAGCCATCGTGCCACACTACTCGCGCCAG ACACCGGAGAGATCACAACGCTGCCTCCTGGACGCCATGAGTTTCCATTCAGCTTCCAGCTGCCACC gacgCTAGTGACTTCATTTGAAGGCAAACATGGCAGTGTCCGATACTGCATCAAAGCCACCCTGCACCGGCCCTGGGTCCCTGCCCGCCGGGCAAGGAAGGTGTTTACTGTTATTGAGCCTGTGGACATCAACACACCGGCTCTGCTG GCCCCTCAAGCGGGAGCTCGGGAGAAGATCGCCCGATCCTGGTACAGTAACCGTGGCCTTGTCTCCCTCTCAGCCAAGATCGACCGCAAGGGCTATACACCAG GTGAGGTGATCCCCGTCTTCGCCGAGATCGACAACGGCTCCACGCGCCCGGTGCTGCCACGGGCGGCCGTGGTCCAGACACAGACCTTCATGGCGCGAGGTGCCCGGAAACAGAAACGAGCAGTGGTGGCTAGTCTCTCAGGGGAGCCTGTGGGCCCCGGGCGGCGGGCACTGTGGCAGGGCCGGGCGCTGCGGATCCCTCCTGTGGGTCCTTCTATTCTGCACTGCCGCGTGCTACATGTGGACTACACTCTCAAGGTAGAGTATCCTCGGGGGCTGGGGTGGCTGCATCTGCTCTGTCCTCCAGGCTGGGGTTCCCCCCGCCTCCCACCAAGACCTCCTGCTGTAGAAGGAGGGTGTGGCCAAGGCTGCCTGGGCACCCTCTGTCATGGCTCCTTCCTCCAGGTCTGCGTGGACATCCCGGGCTCATCCAAGCTGCTCTTGGAGCTGCCGCTGGTCATCGGCACCATCCCTCTGCATCCTTTTGGCAGCCGCTCGTCCAGCGTGGGCAGCCACGCCAGCTTCCTGCTGGACTGGGGACTGGGGGTCCTGCCAGAGCGACCTGAAG CACCCCCCGAGTACTCGGATGTGGTGGCCGATGAGGAGGTGGCGGCCGTGGAGCAGAGCCCCTTCCGACTGCTTCAGGACTCTGACTTGGGTGCTGAAGGCCCCTTCTTTGCCTACATCCAGGAGTTCCGCTACCGCCCGCCACCCCTGTACTCCGAG GAGGATCCAAACCCACCCTCAGAGGCCGTGAGGCCCCGCTGCATGACCTGCTGA
- the ARRDC2 gene encoding arrestin domain-containing protein 2 isoform X4 — protein sequence MLFDKVKAFVVQLDGANAGSEPVFSGGQAVAGRVLLELTGPARVGALKLRARGRAHVHWTESRSAGSSTAYTQSYSERVEVVSHRATLLAPDTGEITTLPPGRHEFPFSFQLPPTLVTSFEGKHGSVRYCIKATLHRPWVPARRARKVFTVIEPVDINTPALLAPQAGAREKIARSWYSNRGLVSLSAKIDRKGYTPGEVIPVFAEIDNGSTRPVLPRAAVVQTQTFMARGARKQKRAVVASLSGEPVGPGRRALWQGRALRIPPVGPSILHCRVLHVDYTLKVCVDIPGSSKLLLELPLVIGTIPLHPFGSRSSSVGSHASFLLDWGLGVLPERPEAPPEYSDVVADEEVAAVEQSPFRLLQDSDLGAEGPFFAYIQEFRYRPPPLYSEEDPNPPSEAVRPRCMTC from the exons ATGCTGTTCGACAAGGTGAAGGCGTTCGTGGTGCAACTGGATGGTGCGAACGCGGGCTCCGAGCCCGTGTTCAGCGGCGGCCAGGCGGTGGCCGGCCGGGTGCTGCTGGAGCTGACGGGCCCGGCGCGCGTGGGCGCCCTGAAGCTGCGCGCGCGGGGTCGCGCCCACGTACACTGGACCGAGTCGCGCAGCGCGGGCTCTAGCACCGCATACACGCAGAGCTACAGCGAGCGCGTGGAGGTTGTGAGCCATCGTGCCACACTACTCGCGCCAG ACACCGGAGAGATCACAACGCTGCCTCCTGGACGCCATGAGTTTCCATTCAGCTTCCAGCTGCCACC gacgCTAGTGACTTCATTTGAAGGCAAACATGGCAGTGTCCGATACTGCATCAAAGCCACCCTGCACCGGCCCTGGGTCCCTGCCCGCCGGGCAAGGAAGGTGTTTACTGTTATTGAGCCTGTGGACATCAACACACCGGCTCTGCTG GCCCCTCAAGCGGGAGCTCGGGAGAAGATCGCCCGATCCTGGTACAGTAACCGTGGCCTTGTCTCCCTCTCAGCCAAGATCGACCGCAAGGGCTATACACCAG GTGAGGTGATCCCCGTCTTCGCCGAGATCGACAACGGCTCCACGCGCCCGGTGCTGCCACGGGCGGCCGTGGTCCAGACACAGACCTTCATGGCGCGAGGTGCCCGGAAACAGAAACGAGCAGTGGTGGCTAGTCTCTCAGGGGAGCCTGTGGGCCCCGGGCGGCGGGCACTGTGGCAGGGCCGGGCGCTGCGGATCCCTCCTGTGGGTCCTTCTATTCTGCACTGCCGCGTGCTACATGTGGACTACACTCTCAAG GTCTGCGTGGACATCCCGGGCTCATCCAAGCTGCTCTTGGAGCTGCCGCTGGTCATCGGCACCATCCCTCTGCATCCTTTTGGCAGCCGCTCGTCCAGCGTGGGCAGCCACGCCAGCTTCCTGCTGGACTGGGGACTGGGGGTCCTGCCAGAGCGACCTGAAG CACCCCCCGAGTACTCGGATGTGGTGGCCGATGAGGAGGTGGCGGCCGTGGAGCAGAGCCCCTTCCGACTGCTTCAGGACTCTGACTTGGGTGCTGAAGGCCCCTTCTTTGCCTACATCCAGGAGTTCCGCTACCGCCCGCCACCCCTGTACTCCGAG GAGGATCCAAACCCACCCTCAGAGGCCGTGAGGCCCCGCTGCATGACCTGCTGA